A window of Candidatus Binatia bacterium genomic DNA:
CTATCATTGAGCCCCCGGGTACCTGGGAGGGAAGCTGGGGCGAGCATTAGAAGAGACCCTAGCGATTGACATCTTTATCAGTACGGCTAACTATGCGAAGGTGCACATCGAGACACTGAAGGTGTTCTGTGATGTAGTGGAAACCGGCAGCTTTTCCGCCGCGGCTTCGCAGAATTTCATCACTCAGTCGGCGGTGAGCCAGCAGCTGCGAACGCTGGAGTCGAAGTACCGGTGTAAGCTGCTTGAACGTGGGCGGGCGGGAGCCAAGGCGACTCCGGCTGGGGATATTCTCTATCGCGCCAGCCGCGAGATCCTGGAGAAATACCGCGAGATCGAAACCCAGCTCCAGGAGAGCGGGAAGGTGGTCAGCGGCACGCTGCGTATCGCCATTGTCTACAGCGTGGGCCTGCACGAGCTTCCCCCGTACCTGAAAGAGTACTTGCGCGAGTTCCCGCAGGTGAACGTGCACGTCGAGTACTCCCGACCGAACAAGATCTACGAGGATGTCGTCGCCGGCCGCATCGATCTCGGCATCGTGGCGTACCCGGCAAAGCATCCGCAAATCACCGTGGTCCCATTTCGCGAGGACCGCCTGGTCGTGGCCTGTCCGCCCAGCCATGCGTTCGCGGCCTTTAAGAAAGTGGCGATCGGCCGCTTGAACGGAGAGGCCTTCGTCGGATACGAGCGCGACATCTCGACCCGCAAGGCCACGGACCAGCTGTTCAAAGACCGCGGTGTCAGCGTTCGGTACATCGGTGAGTACGACAATATCGAGACCATCAAACGCGCGGTGGAAATCGAACAGGGCATTGCCATCATCCCGTTGGCTTCGGTACAGCATGAACTCGCGCAGGGCACGCTCAAGGTCGTGCACCTCTCTGACGAGACCCTGCTCCGGCCGCTGGGCATCATCTACAAGAAGAGCCGGCATCTGTCCCCCGCAGCCGTGAAGTTCATCGACGTGCTGCGCCGCGAAGATTTGCTGCAGCTGCGGGACCAATAGGAACCTTGGTCGACAGTGCCGACGTCAAACGCGGTCGACGGGCATAGCGGTTCTCCCATGCACATTTCCGATGGTCGCAGCGGGTGCATCCGTTTTGCATTTGTGCTCTAAGCCACCGGGGTATCGCAGGCAATGCAACGGCGCATCGGTATAATTGTCGCTCTTATTGTCGTTCTTGGCGCCGCCGGGTGGTGGCGGTGGAAGGCGGGGCGGGACGAGTCTGACCGCGCCATCAAGGGCTCGGGAATCATCGAAGTCACGGAAGTGGACGTCGCCTTCGAGGTGCCCGGCACTATCAAGGAGCGCTACGTGGAAGAGGGCTCGCTGCTCGACAAGGGCGAACCCATCGCCCGTGTCGATGACCGCGAGTATCGCTTGCTTGTCGACCGCGCGACGGCCGCAAAGGCGGCGGCGGAGGCACGCTACCGACTCTTGCTGAAAGGCCCGCGGGCCCAGGAGATCGATCAGGCGCTGGCAGCCGTCGAGGCCGCGGACAGCGATTTCACCACCGCGCAACGAGAATTCGACCGCATGCGGGCGCTGTACCAAGCGCACGTCGCCTCACAGTCGGAATTCGATCGCACCAAAGCGGTATTCGCCGGGGCGCAGGCCACCCGCGATCGGGCTCACGCCCAGCTTGCCATGCTGAAAGAGGGATCTCGCACCGAGGAAGTCGAAGAAGGACGGGCGCGGCTGCGGGAAGGGGAGAAGGCGCTGGAGCTCGCCGAGCTGAACCTCTCGCGCTGCCAGCTGTTTGCGCCGATTGCCGGCCGCGTGCTCTCCAAGAACCGCGAGGTGGGAGAGATGGCGCCTGCCGGCGCTTCGGTCATCACCCTCGGCGACCTGACGCGCCCGTGGCTGAACCTGTACGTAGGCGAGCGTGATCTGGGCAAAGTGGCCCTGGGCATGAAGGCCTACGTCACCGTGGACTCGTTTCCATCACAGCCGTTTTCCGGCAAGGTGACCTTCGTTTCGGAAAAGGCCGAGTTCACTCCGAAGAACATCCAGACGCAAGACGAGCGTGTCAAACTGGTCTACCGTATCAAGATCGAGTTGGAGAACCGCAACCAGGCGCTCAAGGCCGGCATGCCGGCCGATGCGCTGCTCCCACTCAACCACGGACCCGAGAGCATTGATCCGCCGGCTCATTGAGTCGTGCCGTCATTGACGATGGGATCAATGACTCGGTGACAGTGCCTCAACCTCTGATGTCCGCTGCTATCGAAGCCACCGACGTCGCCAAGGATTATGCAGGCACGCACGCGTTGCGCGGCCTCAGCGTGTCCGTCGCGCCGGGCGAACTGTTCGGTTTGGTCGGCCCCGACGGCGCCGGCAAGACCACTTTTCTGCGCATTCTGGCCGGTCTGTTGAGTCTGTCGGCTGGGACCGTGCGGATCGACGGCATCGACGTGAGCACCAGCCCGGCTCTGGTGAAGGAACGCATCGGCTACATGTCGCAGCGCTTCAGCCTCTCGGAAACGCTGACGGTGGCGGAGAATCTCTTGTACGTGAGCGAGGTGTGGCACGTGCCGCACGGCGAGCGGCGCAAGCGCATCACGCGGTTGTTGGAATTCAGCCGGCTGGGACCGTTTCAAGATCGGCTGACGCGCAATCTCTCCGGCGGCATGAAGCAGAAGCTCAGTCTGTGCACCTGCCTCATTCACCAACCACGCATCTTGCTGCTCGACGAACCCACGATCGGGGTCGATCCCGTGTCGCGCCGCGATTTCTGGCTCATTCTCTACGATCTGATGCACGAGGGCTCGACCATCTTGTTGTCGACGCCGTACATGGACGAAGCCGAACGCTGCGGGCGGGTGGGGTTCCTGCTGGACGGTCAGCTGATCGCCTGCGGCAGCCCCGCAACCCTCAGGGCCGAACTCCAAACGGTCATTCTCGATCTCCGCTGCGCCGATTCGCGGCGGGCCCGACTGGCGTTGCGGCACGTTGCCGGAATGGAGGAAGCGGTGAGCTTCGGGGAACACCTGCACGTGACGATTCCGCGGACCGGATTTGACGTCGACGCCGGCCTGCGCAACCTCCGCGCGGCGGGTATCGAAGTGCAGGACTGGCAGATTCGGAAGCCGTCGCTGGAGGACGTTTTTCTGTCGTACATCCATCGCCGCGCCGAGGCGGCACCCGCCACCGCCAACACGAGCGTCAGCCCGCCATGACCGAATTCGCCGTCGACGTCAGCGGACTGACCCGTGTGTTCGACAGCTTTGTCGCCGTCGATCACATCGACCTCCAAGTCGCCACCGGCACGGTCTTCGGCTTTCTTGGTCCCAACGGCGCCGGCAAGTCGACAACCATCCGCATGCTGTGCGGCATCCTGCGGCCCAGCGGTGGACAGGGGACGGTCGGGGGTTTCGACATCTTACGTCAAACCGAGCAACTCAAGAGCAACATCGGTTACATGTCGCAACGGTTCTCGTTGTACGAGGACCTGACGGTGGAGGAGAATCTGCGTTTCTTTGCCGGCATCTACAACGTCCGTGGGGCGCAACGTGCGGCGCGCATCGCCTGGGCCGTAGACATGGCGGGGCTGCGCGGCCGCGAGCACCTCGTGACGGCGGAACTCGCCGGTGGTTGGCGGCAGCGGCTGGCCCTCGGTTGCGCCGTGCTGCACGAGCCGCCGATCCTGTTTCTCGACGAACCGACTTCCGGCGTCGATCCCGCCTCGCGCCGCAACTTCTGGGAAATGATCGGCGAGTTGTCCGCGCGCGGCATCACGGTGTTCGTCACCACGCACTATATGGATGAGGCCGAGCATTGTGACGAGTTGGCGCTGATCTATGGAGGGAAGGTGGTCGCCACCGGCAGCCCCGCAACACTGAAGCGCCGCTACGTGTCCCGCGCCTTGCTCGAACTCGAGTGTAGCAACTTGATGGGCGCCTTCGGCGCGTTGAAACTGGAGCAGGCGCTGGCCGGCGTGGCGCTGTTTGGCGCCACCTTGCATCTGGTCGCCGACGACGAAACCGCCGCCCGGGCCGCGGTGGCAGCTCGGCTACAGGCCGCCGGGATTACCGTGCAGCGGCTGGAACGCATCGAACCGTCGCTGGAGGATGCCTTCGTCACCATCGTGGAGGCCAGCGGCAGCAACGGCGAGGCCGCATGACCAGGTCATCCGCCGAGGCGACCCCTCGTGGGCCGGGAAGGCGGGCGCTGTCGGTGCGCACCGTCCGTGCCATCATGCGCCGGGAGTTCATCGATGTCGTGCGCGATCGGCGCAGCCTGATTCTGACGTTCTTGTATCCCATCTGCATGCTGATCATGTACGGCTACGGCATCCGCTACGACGTGGACAACGTGCCGCTGACGATCCTGGACTACGATCACACGCCCGAGAGCCGCGATCTCACCGAGCAGATGCTCCGTTCCGGCTATTTTCATCTGGTGCGCTGGGCCCACAATGAACGCGACCTGAACCGAGACCTGACGACCGACGCCAGCAAGGCGGCGGTGGTGATCCCTCGCGATTTTGCCACGCACATCCGCTCCGGTGAGCCGGTGACGGTGCAGGCACTCATCGATGGGTCCGACTCCAACACCGCGACCATCGCCCAAGGGTACCTGCTGGCCATGATGGCCCGTTACTCCAGCAGCGTCGGCACGGGCAAGCCGCAGGGGACTCACACCTCGGTGCTGAGCACGCCTCCGATCGAACTCAAGAGTCGCATCTGGTACAATCCGGAGTTGAAGAGCGTCAACTTCATCGTGCCCGGGGTCATTGCCGTCATCATGATGATCGTCGGCGCCATGCTCACGGCGCTGAGCATCGTCAAGGAGAAGGAACGCGGCACCCTCGAGCAGATTCTGGTCTCACCCATCCGTCCCTTGGAAATGATGATCGGCAAGCTCATTCCTTACGTCATCATCGCTTTCATCGACCTCATGATCATCGTCGGCGCCGGCTACCTCATTTTTCAGGTACCGATCAAGGGCAGTCTGGTGCAGCTGACGATCTTCTCGCTGATCTACCTCACCAGCTCACTCGGTACCGGCGTCTTCGTCTCCACCATTGCGGACACGATGCAAAATGCGATGCTGGCCGCCATCTTCATTTCCCTGTTGCCGTCGATTCTTCTCTCCGGCTTCATCTTCCCAATCGAGAACATGCCGATCGTGATCCGGTTCATCACCTACTTCTTCCCCGGGCGCTACTTCGTGACCGCAATTCGCGGCATCTACCTCAAAGGTGTCGGCCTGTCTGTGCTGTGGCCCGAGGCCGTCATGCTGCTCTGCTTCACCACCGCTATCGTGTGGCTCAGCGCCAGCCGCTTTCAGGAAAAGCTGGGATGAAGAAGGAGTGGCGCCGATGACCGCCTCACTCTCCCGCATCTTTTACGTGATGTGGAAAGAGGTGATCCAGATCACCCGCGATCGGCGTATGTTCAGGATGATCCTGATCATGCCGTTGATGCAGCTGACCATCTTCGGCTACGTCGTGTCCAGCGACATCACCGACATCGACACGGCGGTCTGCGACTACGACCAATCGACGGAAAGCCGCGCCTACATCGAGCACATCGTGGGCAGCGGCTATTTCCGCATCGCCGCTCCCTGCCGGAGCGTGCAGGACATCGACCGGCTGCTGGACCGCGGCCGCATCCGCGTCGCCCTGACGATCCCGTCGGATTTTTCCGCTCGCATCAAGCGGCATCAACCCGCTGAGGTCATGGCCGCCGTCGACGGCAGCAACTCGAACACCGCCACGATCGCCGCGGCCTATCTGGAACAGATCACGCTGACGCAGGCAGTGGAAGTGCAGTTTGCCGACCACGGCCGGCCGGCTGGGTTCAGCCAGCACCCGGTCGTGAATCTCGAGCCGCGGGTGTGGTTCAATCCCGAGATGCGCAGTGTCCGCTACATGGTGCCGGGAATCATCTGCGTGCTGCTGATGGAATCCATGGTGATTCTGACGGCGATCGCCATCGTGCGCGAGAAAGAACGCGGCACGATGGAGCAATTGATCGTGACGCCGATCCGCCCGTACGAGCTGATCTTGGGTAAAGCGATTCCCTTCATCGGCCTCGGCTATATCAACGTCACCATGGTGGTGCTGGCCGGAACCTTCTGGTTCGGTGTGAAGATCAGCGGAAGCTTGCCGCTGCTTTTCGGACTCACGGGACTCTTCATTCTCACCTGCCTGGGCCTGGGTCTGGTCGCTTCCACGATCTCCAACACGCAGCAGCAAGCGTCGATGGCGGGGCAGTTCATCATGTTGCCGAACATGTTCTTTTCCGGGTTCATGTTCCCGATCGCCAGCATGCCGCCGCTGGTGCAGAAACTCACCTACCTGATTCCACTGCGCTACTACATCACGATCGTGCGCGGCATTTTTCTCAAGGGCGTCGGCTGGGAGGTCCTGAAGGGAGAGGCGGGTATCCTCTTCGTGTACGGGATAGTGATTCTGGGACTCGCCAGCTTGACGTTTCGGAAACAAATCAAGTAGCGACCGGCATCTGGCGCCGACGCGGCAGGGGGCGATCAATAATCAACAGACGCACGCCGCCTCTGCCATCATGTCAGAATCGCCTGGGACCGGGTGTGCCTTGAAAACCGACGGCTACGGAAATCCCAACTCACGCCGCCTGGGCACGGCAAACTTCCCGCAACTGATTCCAGGCGTCGCGGTAGTCAGCATACTTACCAGCATAAGAGCGTCGTGAGTCCGGCAGGTAGAAGGTCTTACCGCTGCGTGCGTCCCACGGGATGATATAGGCTTTACTGAGGTCGAGTGCCTTCGTCATCCCCAAGGGCACACAGATGAAAAAGTCACAATACTGCTCGTCGATGCGACCACGATGGTGGAAGTTGAAATTCCAGGCGCGGTACACATAGCTGTAGAGACGCCGACGCAGGCGGACCTGACGGCGGTAGGAGCTGGGGAAGGCCGTACGTAATGCTACGCGTATCCGACCGTTGAGAACAAAGTCATAGCGCGACAAGAAATCACTTTCTTCGACGCGCAGCTTCATGTCGCGCAGACGCACGAGCACCTTGGCTTTGGGGATTTCATGTATACCCGGTCTGTCCATCACGGCAAAGTCGCGCAAATTGCGGAGATTTGCAAGAACAATCTCAGTAACACTACGTAGGCTATACGGGTATTCCCTTACCCCGTGACATTTGTCATAGGACAGCGCTGCCCTTGCGCTTGGCAATCAAAGCAGCGGGCAGCACGCCGCGGCAAAGTGACCGGACTCACGGGAATTTGCGCTCCGTCCACCAGGGGTAAAAGTCGGGCAGATCGGCGCTCGGCCTGAGCCCGAAGCGGGGCGGCCGCTTTTCGAAGAACGACGTCACGCCCTCGTAAGCATCCGGCGACTTTCCCATCCAATAGATACACTTCGAATCGATCTTGTGGGCTTCCATGGGATGATCGGCGCCCAGCATGCGCCACAGGAGTTGGCGGGACAGCGCGACGGACACTGCGGAGGTGTTGTCCGCAATCTCGCGGGCAAGCGCGCGGGCCGACTCGATCAACCGTTCGGGCGCAACCACCTGGCTCACCAGTCCGGCCTCCAGGGCTTCCTGGGCGCCAAACACCCGGCCGGTGTACACCCACTCCGCCGCTTTGCTGATACCCACGACGCGGGGCAGGAACCAGCTGCTGCACGCCTCGGGAACGATGCCACGGCGGGCGAAGACGAAGCCCATGCGCGCGGCAGTGGAGGCGATGCGGACGTCCATCGGCAGTGTCATTGTGATGCCTACGCCGACCGCCGGTCCGTTGATGGCAGCGATGACAGGCTTCTTCGACTCGAAAATGCGCAGCGTCACCAAGCCGCCGCCATCGCGGTGGGTGTCCAGCGTCTCATCCCGGCCACGCACCTCACTGTCGAAGGTGGCCCCGCCTTCGCTCAAATCGGCCCCGGCGCAGAAGGCTCGGCCCGCGCCCGTCACGATGACGACCCGAATGTCATCATCCGCATCGGCGCGCTCGAAGGCGCTGATCAACTCCCGGCACATCCGCCCCGTGAAGGCGTTGAGTTTCTCGGGTCGCTGCAAAGTAATGGTCACGATACGCTCTTCAACATCGTACTGAAT
This region includes:
- a CDS encoding LysR family transcriptional regulator, which encodes MHIETLKVFCDVVETGSFSAAASQNFITQSAVSQQLRTLESKYRCKLLERGRAGAKATPAGDILYRASREILEKYREIETQLQESGKVVSGTLRIAIVYSVGLHELPPYLKEYLREFPQVNVHVEYSRPNKIYEDVVAGRIDLGIVAYPAKHPQITVVPFREDRLVVACPPSHAFAAFKKVAIGRLNGEAFVGYERDISTRKATDQLFKDRGVSVRYIGEYDNIETIKRAVEIEQGIAIIPLASVQHELAQGTLKVVHLSDETLLRPLGIIYKKSRHLSPAAVKFIDVLRREDLLQLRDQ
- a CDS encoding HlyD family efflux transporter periplasmic adaptor subunit, yielding MQRRIGIIVALIVVLGAAGWWRWKAGRDESDRAIKGSGIIEVTEVDVAFEVPGTIKERYVEEGSLLDKGEPIARVDDREYRLLVDRATAAKAAAEARYRLLLKGPRAQEIDQALAAVEAADSDFTTAQREFDRMRALYQAHVASQSEFDRTKAVFAGAQATRDRAHAQLAMLKEGSRTEEVEEGRARLREGEKALELAELNLSRCQLFAPIAGRVLSKNREVGEMAPAGASVITLGDLTRPWLNLYVGERDLGKVALGMKAYVTVDSFPSQPFSGKVTFVSEKAEFTPKNIQTQDERVKLVYRIKIELENRNQALKAGMPADALLPLNHGPESIDPPAH
- a CDS encoding ABC transporter ATP-binding protein; translated protein: MPQPLMSAAIEATDVAKDYAGTHALRGLSVSVAPGELFGLVGPDGAGKTTFLRILAGLLSLSAGTVRIDGIDVSTSPALVKERIGYMSQRFSLSETLTVAENLLYVSEVWHVPHGERRKRITRLLEFSRLGPFQDRLTRNLSGGMKQKLSLCTCLIHQPRILLLDEPTIGVDPVSRRDFWLILYDLMHEGSTILLSTPYMDEAERCGRVGFLLDGQLIACGSPATLRAELQTVILDLRCADSRRARLALRHVAGMEEAVSFGEHLHVTIPRTGFDVDAGLRNLRAAGIEVQDWQIRKPSLEDVFLSYIHRRAEAAPATANTSVSPP
- a CDS encoding ABC transporter ATP-binding protein: MTEFAVDVSGLTRVFDSFVAVDHIDLQVATGTVFGFLGPNGAGKSTTIRMLCGILRPSGGQGTVGGFDILRQTEQLKSNIGYMSQRFSLYEDLTVEENLRFFAGIYNVRGAQRAARIAWAVDMAGLRGREHLVTAELAGGWRQRLALGCAVLHEPPILFLDEPTSGVDPASRRNFWEMIGELSARGITVFVTTHYMDEAEHCDELALIYGGKVVATGSPATLKRRYVSRALLELECSNLMGAFGALKLEQALAGVALFGATLHLVADDETAARAAVAARLQAAGITVQRLERIEPSLEDAFVTIVEASGSNGEAA
- a CDS encoding ABC transporter permease, translated to MTRSSAEATPRGPGRRALSVRTVRAIMRREFIDVVRDRRSLILTFLYPICMLIMYGYGIRYDVDNVPLTILDYDHTPESRDLTEQMLRSGYFHLVRWAHNERDLNRDLTTDASKAAVVIPRDFATHIRSGEPVTVQALIDGSDSNTATIAQGYLLAMMARYSSSVGTGKPQGTHTSVLSTPPIELKSRIWYNPELKSVNFIVPGVIAVIMMIVGAMLTALSIVKEKERGTLEQILVSPIRPLEMMIGKLIPYVIIAFIDLMIIVGAGYLIFQVPIKGSLVQLTIFSLIYLTSSLGTGVFVSTIADTMQNAMLAAIFISLLPSILLSGFIFPIENMPIVIRFITYFFPGRYFVTAIRGIYLKGVGLSVLWPEAVMLLCFTTAIVWLSASRFQEKLG
- a CDS encoding ABC transporter permease, with product MTASLSRIFYVMWKEVIQITRDRRMFRMILIMPLMQLTIFGYVVSSDITDIDTAVCDYDQSTESRAYIEHIVGSGYFRIAAPCRSVQDIDRLLDRGRIRVALTIPSDFSARIKRHQPAEVMAAVDGSNSNTATIAAAYLEQITLTQAVEVQFADHGRPAGFSQHPVVNLEPRVWFNPEMRSVRYMVPGIICVLLMESMVILTAIAIVREKERGTMEQLIVTPIRPYELILGKAIPFIGLGYINVTMVVLAGTFWFGVKISGSLPLLFGLTGLFILTCLGLGLVASTISNTQQQASMAGQFIMLPNMFFSGFMFPIASMPPLVQKLTYLIPLRYYITIVRGIFLKGVGWEVLKGEAGILFVYGIVILGLASLTFRKQIK
- a CDS encoding crotonase/enoyl-CoA hydratase family protein; the protein is MQYETIQYDVEERIVTITLQRPEKLNAFTGRMCRELISAFERADADDDIRVVIVTGAGRAFCAGADLSEGGATFDSEVRGRDETLDTHRDGGGLVTLRIFESKKPVIAAINGPAVGVGITMTLPMDVRIASTAARMGFVFARRGIVPEACSSWFLPRVVGISKAAEWVYTGRVFGAQEALEAGLVSQVVAPERLIESARALAREIADNTSAVSVALSRQLLWRMLGADHPMEAHKIDSKCIYWMGKSPDAYEGVTSFFEKRPPRFGLRPSADLPDFYPWWTERKFP